The following proteins are co-located in the Apium graveolens cultivar Ventura chromosome 5, ASM990537v1, whole genome shotgun sequence genome:
- the LOC141660308 gene encoding uncharacterized protein LOC141660308, with the protein MASSESTDEYYQWLPDSRPDPSTISTEIMAVAEKATWKEVLFRIHPTLDEHEKRADIILFLQEIVTQSFDGIQAFPYGSVPLKTYLGDGDIDFTVICKPEDKAYVAEGMYAILKYEEQNMYAEYRVKETKMIGAEVKLVRCKIENVPIDISFNQLGGLSTVCFLEKVDHLINRNHLFKRSVLLIKAWCHYECRILGAYHGLLATYALEALILFIIQLFGSSLNGPLAVLYRFLDYYGKFDWDNYCISLDGPVHTSFLPDLVVTDRGNGGEDLLLSGENLRFFTDLFAAASCINDQDMRIFGLMYLNIVDPVKENNNLGRSIYKANAMRIKAAFNYGARNLGRILQLPSEYISDEIKMFFECTLMWHRGSVAVPESLPPLPFSFSEEDFQLKSVDGDNDVADTMPDEEGKFTSIKR; encoded by the exons ATGGCCTCATCAGAAAGTACAGATGAATATTATCAATGGCTACCAGATAGCAGACCTGATCCGTCGACGATCAGTACAGAAATTATGGCAGTAGCAGAAAAAGCAACTTGGAAGGAGGTTTTATTCAGAATACATCCCACATTGGACGAGCACGAGAAAAGAGCTGATATCATCCTGTTTCTTCAGGAAATTGTTACACAATCTTTTGATGGAATTCAG GCTTTCCCATACGGTTCAGTGCCACTTAAGACATATCTTGGGGATGGTGATATAGATTTCACAGTGATTTGTAAACCTGAAGACAAAGCTTATGTGGCGGAAGGCATGTACGCTATTCTTAAGTATGAGGAACAGAATATGTATGCAGAATACAGAGTAAAAGAAACAAAGATGATCGGTGCTGAg GTTAAACTTGTGAGATGTAAAATAGAAAATGTTCCAATTGACATATCCTTTAATCAGTTGGGTGGACTTTCTACTGTATGTTTTCTGGAAAAG GTCGATCACCTTATTAACAGGAATCATCTTTTTAAGCGAAGTGTTTTGCTCATCAAAGCCTGGTGCCATTATGAATGTCGTATCCTTGGAGCGTATCATGGTTTACTGGCTACATATGCTTTGGAGGCTTTGATCTTATTCATAATCCAGCTGTTTGGTTCATCTTTAAATGGACCTTTAGCG GTACTATATCGATTTTTGGATTACTATGGAAAATTTGATTGGGATAACTACTGCATCAGTTTGGATGGTCCAGTTCATACATCTTTCCTTCCGGACTTAGTTG TTACTGATAGAGGGAATGGTGGAGAGGACTTATTGCTTTCAGGAGAAAATTTGAGATTCTTTACCGACTTGTTTGCAGCTGCAAGTTGTATCAATGATCAGGATATGCGGATTTTCGGTCTCATGTATCTTAATATAGTTGATCCAGTGAAAGAGAACAATAACCTAGGCCGCAGCATATACAAAG CAAATGCTATGAGAATAAAAGCAGCATTCAATTATGGTGCTCGCAACCTGGGTCGTATTCTTCAGTTGCCATCCGAATATATTTCAGATGAGATTAAAATGTTCTTTGAGTGCACCTTAATGTGGCATAGAGGCAGTGTTGCTGTACCTGAAAGTTTACCACCTTtaccattttcattttctgagGAAGATTTTCAGTTGAAGTCAGTAGATGGTGACAATGATGTTGCTGATACTATGCCAGATGAGGAAGGTAAATTTACTTCCATAAAAAGATGA
- the LOC141724438 gene encoding uncharacterized protein LOC141724438, whose translation MDMEAVENSDLVDLTGDYESLARGLIHGRCTLGYSATIPALSTPPPTVAQFQELLRNSAQWNMEGNSAVVGQFVYTGHSRSRGTGTYIPQIEYSTSFRERSSRRRLVNLMRGPSGESRRNRDNNIQTSDTFYPGPSQGDNTQGNDVEERTPDSINLNSEYDFPPLN comes from the exons ATGGACATGGAAGCTGTTGAAAACTCAGACTTGGTAGATCTCACCGGAGATTATGAAAGTTTAGCCAGAGGTTTAATACACGGTCGGTGTACTCTTGGGTATTCTGCAACAATTCCTGCATTAAGTACTCCTCCCCCAACTGTCGCCCAGTTTCAGGAACTGCTGAGGAACAGTGCGCAATGGAATATGGAGGGAAATTCTGCAGTTGTGGGACAATTTGTATACACTGGACATAGTCGTTCACGTGGAACAGGCACTTACATCCCGCAAATC GAGTACTCTACTTCATTCAGGGAGAGGTCCTCCCGTCGAAGACTGGTAAATCTAATGCGAGGGCCTTCTGGAGAGTCCCGTCGAAACAGGGACAATAATATTCAAACATCAGATACGTTTTATCCAGGGCCGTCCCAGGGTGACAATACTCAAGGAAATGATGTTGAAGAAAG GACGCCGGATTCGATAAACCTCAACAGCGAATATGACTTTCCTCCTCTAAATTAG